The Phaeobacter gallaeciensis DSM 26640 genomic sequence GTTGTAGATGCGGTCGGCCACATCTTCCCAGCGGGCCAGCTTGGGTTTCGGGGCGGGGGCAATGCCAAAGGCATCCAGCACCGCCTGATCGAGACCCTCGCGGTGATAGGCCAGCGGGGCCTCGTAGATGGACTTGAGATCTTGCGCCGCAATCACAGAGTCGGCGCGCACGTTGCAGAACAGCGCCAGTTTTTCGCGTTCCTTATGCGGGATCGGTCCCTCGGAGCGGCAGACCAGAATATCGGGGGCCAGACCGATGGAGCGCAGTTCCTTTACGGAGTGCTGGGTCGGCTTGGTCTTCAGCTCGCCGGAGGCCTTGATATAGGGCAAGAGGGTGAGGTGCATGAAAATACACTGACCACGTGCCTTGTCATTGGCAAACTGACGGATCGCCTCAAAGAAGGGCAGGCCTTCGATGTCGCCGACGGTGCCGCCGATTTCGCAGAGCATGAAATCAACCTCGTCTTCGCCGATGGAGATGAAGTCTTTGATTTCATTGGTTACATGCGGAATGACCTGAATAGTCTTACCGAGGTAGTCGCCCCGGCGTTCCTTTTCCAGCACGTTGGAATAGATCCGGCCCGAGGAGACCGAGTCGGTCTTGCGGGCGGCCACGCCGGTGAACCGTTCGTAGTGGCCAAGGTCGAGATCGGTCTCGGCGCCGTCGTCAGTCACGAAGACTTCGCCATGTTCGAACGGGCTCATCGTGCCCGGATCGACGTTCAGATAGGGGTCCAGTTTACGCAGGCGGACGGAATAGCCGCGCGCCTGAAGAAGTGCCCCAAGAGCGGCGGATGCCAGCCCTTTGCCCAGAGATGATACAACACCGCCAGTAATGAAAATGAAACGCGCCATGAGTGTTCGGCTGCCCCCGTGAGAAGTCAGAATTCAGCTGCCCGGCGGTTGCAGAAACCGCAGCATCACGGGGCTTTACGTATAAAGGATTCGCGCAAAATGCGCAAGCAAGCCGCAAGATGCTGTTACGGCTGCTTTTGTTTATTCTAAGTGTAGTGGATTCTCGCGAATCCCGCGTCAGACGCAGTGGTCATTGTCGGATCTGCCCAAAGCGGTGAGATCCGCCGGGCTGATCCAAAGGTCCAGACCCGAAGGGCCGGAGTTAGTCTGCGCTGGGAACCAGCGGTGCGTTGTCGCCCTGAACCGGCGGCAGCAGATCGCTACCGAGCGGCGCTTCGGGGGCATCAGCGGCACCCTCCGCGGCAGGGGTGCTCAGTCGGTCTGCGACCGAAGAGCCTGCGGATTTCTGCGCCGCCAGAATGGTCAGCGTGATCGAGGTGCCGATAAAGGCTACGGCCAGGATCCAGGTCAGCTTGCTCATCGCGGTGGCTGCGGCCCGGCCAGACATGGCCCCGCCACCGCCGCCGCCCATGCCAAGGCCGCCGCCTTCGGAACGCTGCAAGAGGACAACGGCAATCAGCCCCAAGGCCAGAAGAAGATGGATGATGAGTACGACGTTTTCCATAGGATCCTACGGCGGTTGGCTGAGTATCGGGCGGTAAATAGGGAAGATTGCTCTGAGGGGCAAGGGCTCAGTTTGCGGAACGGCGGAGAACGCGGCGCTGTGACCTCTGAGGCGGCTGAAATGTGCAAGAAATAGCGCAGGACCAGCGCCCGTGGGAGGGGCGGGTGGCGCCTTGCATCAGGCCCGCTGATCCCATCCATGACGGATTGTGACTGGACAGGTTTACGCTGCGGCGGGCAGTCTCACCCCATGCCTCATGATCACGCTGACGCCCCGCATAGCCTCTTGCCCCCGGATCCCGCCCTGCGCGTCAAGGCGCTGGAAACTCTGCTGACACAAAAGGGGCTGATTGATCCGGCCGCGCTGGATGAGATTATCGACACCTATCAGAACCGCATCGGGCCTGCGAATGGCGCGCGGGTGGTGGCACGCGCGTGGTGCGATCCGGAATTTAAAGCGGCGCTGCTGGCTGACGCCGACCCGGTGCTGGCGGATCTGGGCTATTATGGCCGTCAGGGCGAGCATATGGTGGTGGTCGAGAACTCGCCCGCGCAGCACAATATGGTCGTCTGTACCCTGTGCAGCTGTTACCCGTGGCCGCTGCTGGGTATTCCGCCGGGGTGGTATAAGTCGGACGCCTATCGGTCCCGTGCTGTACGTGAGCCGCGCCGGGTGCTGGCGGAGTTTGGTGTAACGCTGTCTGACGAAACATCCGTGCGGGTTTGGGATTCGACCGCCGAGGTGCGCTATCTGGTGTTGCCGATGCGACCCGAGGGCACCGAAGGGCTGAGCGAGGATGCACTGGCGGCATTGGTCAGCCGCGACAGTATGATTGGCACGGATATCCCAGAGGTGCAGAGATGAGCCGGGTTCATGACATGGGGGGACGATTCGGCGATGGCCCGCTGAAGCCCGAACGGCAGGATGCCCCGGTTTTTGCAGAAGACTGGCATGGCCGCGCGCTGGCGATAACGCTGGCTTGCGGCGCGCTGGGGCAGTGGAATATCGACACTTCGCGCCATGCGCGCGAACGGCTGGCACCGAAGGACTACACACGGTTTTCCTACTACGAGAAATGGCTGGCAGGTCTGGCGAGCCTATTGGTGGAGAAACAGGTGCTGAGTGCTGAGGATCTGGCGGGGGCTGCTGCGGCTGGCGATGGCACGGGCGCAGACCGCGCGGCCCCGCATCCGCTGGCGGCCCGTGCCCTGAAGGCGGCGGATGTGGCCGCAGCGCTTGCCAAGGGTGGCCCGGCAGATCGCCCCAGCCCAATTGAGCCCAGCTTTGCCCCCGGTGATACCGTGCGTTGTCGGAGGCCCGGTGGCAATCGGCTGGTGGATGGCGGCCATACGCGGCTGCCGACCTATGCGGTTGGAGCCACGGGGCAAATCCTGCGATTGCATGGCAGTCATGTTCTGCCGGACAGTGCTGCGCATGGGCTGGGAGAGGCACCGGAGCCGCTTTATGCGGTGACTTTCCCGGCCGGTGAATTGTGGTCCCACGCCGAACATCCGGGTGATGAGGTGGTTCTCGATTTATGGCAAAGCTATCTGGAGCGGGTATGAGCGAACGTGACGTACAGATGGCAAAGCGCCCGGAACCGGCCTTTGACCAGCCCTGGCACGCGCAGGTCTTTGCGCTGACGGTGCATCTGAATGAAAACGGGGTGTTTTCCTGGGGCGACTGGGTATGGCGGTTTTCTGCGACGCTGCGCCGTCACGGGCTGGCGAAAGATCTAAATGGTGGCGAGGATTATTTTGCCGCCTGGCTGGAAACGCTGGAGCTCTATCTGGCCGAGGTCGGCACCGTCGCTGCCGAGGACGCCGTAGATATGCGCCTGAAATGGGAGACGGCCTATCTCGCCACGCCTCATGGCCAGCCGGTGCGGCTGGCAGAGTCCACGGCGCGGAAGGGCTGAGCCCGGGTTATGGGCAGCGGACGGCGCCGCTGCGGCGGTTTCATAAACAGGGTGTTCAGACACTGTCGGGCATGGTGCTGTGTTGCTGTATGCGTTTGGATGTCTCCGGTTCGATCTCTTGGTATTACAGGGTTTTTCGATGTCTGTTGCGGATAAAAAGGGCGGCGCCGCCGCTAAAACTCTGGTCAGGCCCGGGTGGGGCCTGGCGGACAGGATATCCTGATCTGCCGCGCATTGCCTGGCGTGCCAACTGCGATCTAACGCAGCACCCTGCGGATGCGGAGCCAATCTTGGGTCGTCTTGGTTGGTGGCGCAGCAGGGCGGTTACTCCGGCTGCGCAGAGGTGATCGATCAGCGGCCAGTCTGGCAAAGATACGGATAAAGATCGTGAAGAGGGCGCGCGGTAGCCGGGCAACGGGCGGTCACGGCAGTGAGCCGCCGGTGATGCGCAGAAAGCGGAAATTGCAAGGAGATACCAGGTCTTAGCGCACAACCTAGGCGCTTTGTTTGACTTTCGATCCTTCAAGGTTTTCCTTCCAAATCAAATAATTCGATTGTAGGCTTGTCAGTGGTGCGATAGCTCAAGCGATCTCACCTAGAGGAAACCAAACCAATTTCTACTGACGTGCTACAGCAGATCGCCCCATCCGAAATCGTCGCGACCTTGAGAGAAAGTCTCTTGGTCCTTACGGAGGATTTGTTGGTGGAATATGCCAATGATCGGTTTTTTGAGACCTTTGAGGTCGAAAGGGAGGCGACCGTCGGTACAGAGATTGCAGAGCTTGGGAACGGCCAGTGGAATATCCCGTCGTTGATCCACGCGCTTAGTGGCATTCTCGACCATGGCCAAACCGTCCATGATATCGAGGTCGACCATGTGTTCGAGAACATCGGTCGCCGGGTTATGCTGCTCAACGCACGGAAGACGGTGCGTCCGGGAAATGGCTCCCGGCGCATATTGCTCGTGATCGAAGATGTGACTGCAAATAGTGATGCTGCGGCAGAACTCGAACGCGAGCGGCTGCTGTCGACCGGCATCGTCGACACCATAAGCGAGCCTTTGCTTGTGCTTGACGAGCGTCTTGGAGTGATTACTGCGAGCAGAGCTTTTTACACCAAGTTTCAAGTCACTGAACAGGCAACACTGGGGCGCCGTTTGGATGACCTCGGTAATGGGCAGTGGGCCATACCTGAACTCTTAGATCTCTTAACACATGTCATTCCTGAAAGCTCCGTCATCAATGACTACGAAATGTGTCATGACTTTCCGAGCATTGGCCGCCGCACTTTCCTTCTCAATGCGCGTAAAATCTACCGCGCAGGGAACCATACATACATGCTATTGCTGGCGATCCAGGATATCACGGAGAGGCGACAGCTAGAGGCAGAGCGGCAGCAGGCGCTTGAGAATGCAAATCGCCTACTCGAAGAGTTGAACCACCGTGTCATGAACAGTTTGGCGATGATTGGCGGTATCATCTCAATGGAGGCGCGCAATGTGAGTGACTTGGATGCAAAAGCTGCATTCTCACGGATGCGCGCGCGCTTGGACGCAGTGGGCCGACTGTATAAAACCTTGTCCCGCTCTGGCGCTGTGGACCATGTTGATACGCGACAGTATCTGACCGCTCTCGCTGAGGACCTTGTGACGTCCTCGGGGCAAATTGATTATCCAAATCTGGAAATAGATATCGATCAGGCGCCTATTTCCACGCGGATCGCTGTGCCGTTAGGTCTGATTGTAAATGAGTTGATCACCAATAGCCTGAAATACGCTTTCGATAAGAGCGACGGTCGGCTTCGTGTTACTATGAAGATCGACGGTAGCGAAAGTCGTCTTATGATCTCCGACAACGGCATCGGGATTGATCCGGCCGCGCGTGTTGATTCTGGCCTGGGACAGAAACTGACCGCTGCATTCACGACTGAACTCAACGGTAAGATCGCAACTTCAAGCGATGAAACCGGAACCCGGCATACATTGATTTTTCCGACGAGCACGTTCCAATCATCGGTGTGATCACGGCCCTAGTGGTGATGTGCCAGACAAACTGGCATCTACATTGACTGCAAAAAACTGCTGACCGCAAAACTGACGAATTTGGCGCATAGAGGAGTGGTTGAGAGTTGTGGCTGAGATGATCTCGCCTATGCCATGTTTTTCAATCGCCCGAGGGGAATCGCCGGATCTCACGGGATTGAGGTGCAGCTGAGGTCATCAGATGGGGCTTCGGCGTGCCGGTTATTGTATAGCTGGCGAATGGGGCAGGGCTCGGAATGGTTTTGGGCCTGTTTCAGAGTTCTTCACGGTGCGATATCCGCTGGAAAAGCGGTGCTCGGGTGGGGTGCGGCGAAAAACCGGTTCCCCTGTCTGCGCTGCCTCGTTATACGGAGCGTCGGTTTCAACCAGCATACAGAGGACCTGAGATGGCCAATGTCGTGGTAGTCGGCGCCCAGTGGGGTGACGAAGGTAAAGGCAAGATTGTCGATTGGCTCAGCGAGCGCGCTGATGTCATTGCGCGTTTTCAGGGCGGTCATAACGCCGGTCATACGCTGGTGATTGACAGCAAAGTCTACAAACTGCACGCGCTGCCCTCGGGTGTGGTGCGCGGCGGCAAGCTCTCGGTCATTGGCAATGGCGTGGTGCTGGACCCCTGGCACCTGATGAAAGAGATCGAGACCGTGCGCGCGCAGGGCGTGGAGATCTCGCCCGCGACGCTGATGATCGCGG encodes the following:
- a CDS encoding CTP synthase, producing the protein MARFIFITGGVVSSLGKGLASAALGALLQARGYSVRLRKLDPYLNVDPGTMSPFEHGEVFVTDDGAETDLDLGHYERFTGVAARKTDSVSSGRIYSNVLEKERRGDYLGKTIQVIPHVTNEIKDFISIGEDEVDFMLCEIGGTVGDIEGLPFFEAIRQFANDKARGQCIFMHLTLLPYIKASGELKTKPTQHSVKELRSIGLAPDILVCRSEGPIPHKEREKLALFCNVRADSVIAAQDLKSIYEAPLAYHREGLDQAVLDAFGIAPAPKPKLARWEDVADRIYNPEGEVKIAIVGKYTQLEDAYKSIAEALTHGGMSNRVKVKIEWVDAELFDKEDAAPYLQGYNAILVPGGFGERGTEGKIKAAQYAREHKLPYLGICLGMQMAVIEAARNVAGISEAGSEEFDHEAGKKRFEPVVYHLKEWVQGNHTVARKVDDDKGGTMRLGSYNATLAEGSKVAEVYGTTKIEERHRHRYEVDTKYREQLEACGLKFSGMSPDGRLPEIVEWSDHPWFIGVQFHPELKSKPFDPHPLFDDFVRAAKEASRLV
- a CDS encoding nitrile hydratase accessory protein, with the translated sequence MSERDVQMAKRPEPAFDQPWHAQVFALTVHLNENGVFSWGDWVWRFSATLRRHGLAKDLNGGEDYFAAWLETLELYLAEVGTVAAEDAVDMRLKWETAYLATPHGQPVRLAESTARKG
- the secG gene encoding preprotein translocase subunit SecG, whose translation is MENVVLIIHLLLALGLIAVVLLQRSEGGGLGMGGGGGGAMSGRAAATAMSKLTWILAVAFIGTSITLTILAAQKSAGSSVADRLSTPAAEGAADAPEAPLGSDLLPPVQGDNAPLVPSAD
- a CDS encoding sensor histidine kinase produces the protein MEYANDRFFETFEVEREATVGTEIAELGNGQWNIPSLIHALSGILDHGQTVHDIEVDHVFENIGRRVMLLNARKTVRPGNGSRRILLVIEDVTANSDAAAELERERLLSTGIVDTISEPLLVLDERLGVITASRAFYTKFQVTEQATLGRRLDDLGNGQWAIPELLDLLTHVIPESSVINDYEMCHDFPSIGRRTFLLNARKIYRAGNHTYMLLLAIQDITERRQLEAERQQALENANRLLEELNHRVMNSLAMIGGIISMEARNVSDLDAKAAFSRMRARLDAVGRLYKTLSRSGAVDHVDTRQYLTALAEDLVTSSGQIDYPNLEIDIDQAPISTRIAVPLGLIVNELITNSLKYAFDKSDGRLRVTMKIDGSESRLMISDNGIGIDPAARVDSGLGQKLTAAFTTELNGKIATSSDETGTRHTLIFPTSTFQSSV
- the nthA gene encoding nitrile hydratase subunit alpha, coding for MPHDHADAPHSLLPPDPALRVKALETLLTQKGLIDPAALDEIIDTYQNRIGPANGARVVARAWCDPEFKAALLADADPVLADLGYYGRQGEHMVVVENSPAQHNMVVCTLCSCYPWPLLGIPPGWYKSDAYRSRAVREPRRVLAEFGVTLSDETSVRVWDSTAEVRYLVLPMRPEGTEGLSEDALAALVSRDSMIGTDIPEVQR
- the nthB gene encoding nitrile hydratase subunit beta, which codes for MSRVHDMGGRFGDGPLKPERQDAPVFAEDWHGRALAITLACGALGQWNIDTSRHARERLAPKDYTRFSYYEKWLAGLASLLVEKQVLSAEDLAGAAAAGDGTGADRAAPHPLAARALKAADVAAALAKGGPADRPSPIEPSFAPGDTVRCRRPGGNRLVDGGHTRLPTYAVGATGQILRLHGSHVLPDSAAHGLGEAPEPLYAVTFPAGELWSHAEHPGDEVVLDLWQSYLERV